A genomic window from Pecten maximus chromosome 2, xPecMax1.1, whole genome shotgun sequence includes:
- the LOC117342382 gene encoding coagulation factor V-like has product MPDCKHKQKRPDCTYIQQRTYYTHKQQRSDYTHKQQRSDYTHQQQRPDCKHRQQIPGYTHQQQSPDYTHKQQRPDYTHQQQRPDCKRRQHIPDCKHRQQRPDYTHQQQSPDCKHRQQMPDCKHRQQRPDYTHKQQMPCYTNKQQKTYYTHKQQMPDCKHKQKRPDCTHKQQRPGYTHKQQRPDCKHKQQRSDYTHKQQMSNYKHRQQRPDYTHQQQRPDCKHRQQRPDYTHKQQRPDYRHQQQRPDYTHKQQRPDYRHQQQRPDCKQRQQRTDYTHKQQRPDCKHRQQMPDCKQRQQRTDYTHKQQRPDYTHKQQRPGYTHQQQKPDCKQRQQRTDYTHKQQRPDFTHQQQRPDCKHRQQRPDCTNKQKRPDCTHKQQMPCYTNKQQKTYYTHKQQLPDYTRQQQRPDCKHRQHRPDYTHQQQRRGYTHKQQRPDYTHKQQRSDCKQRQQRTDYTHKQQRPDYTHTTTYAR; this is encoded by the coding sequence atgCCAGactgtaaacataaacaaaaaaggCCAgactgtacatatatacaacagaGGACATATTATACACATAAGCAACAGAGATCAGACtatacacataaacaacagAGGTCAGACTATACACATCAACAACAGAGGCCAGACTGTAAACATAGACAACAGATTCCAGGCTATACACATCAACAACAGAGTCCAGACtatacacataaacaacagAGGCCAGACTATACACATCAACAACAGAGGCCAGACTGTAAACGTAGACAACATATTCCAGACTGTAAACATAGACAACAGAGGCCAGACTATACACATCAACAACAGAGTCCAGACTGTAAACATAGACAACAGATGCCAGACTGTAAACATAGACAACAGAGGCCAGACTATACGCATAAACAACAGATGCCATGctatacaaataaacaacagaAAACATACTATACGCATAAACAACAGATGCCAGactgtaaacataaacaaaaaaggCCAGACTGTACACATAAACAACAGAGGCCAGGCtatacacataaacaacagAGGCCAGactgtaaacataaacaacagaGGTCAGATtatacacataaacaacagATGTCAAACTATAAACATAGACAACAGAGGCCAGACTATACACATCAACAACAGAGGCCAGACTGTAAACATAGACAACAGAGACCAGACtatacacataaacaacagAGGCCAGACTATAGACATCAACAACAGAGGCCAGACtatacacataaacaacaaaggCCAGACTATAGACATCAACAACAGAGGCCAGACTGTAAACAACGACAACAGAGGACAGACtatacacataaacaacagAGGCCAGACTGTAAACATAGACAACAGATGCCAGACTGTAAACAACGACAACAGAGGACAGACtatacacataaacaacagAGGCCAGACtatacacataaacaacagAGGCCAGGCTATACACATCAACAACAGAAGCCAGACTGTAAACAACGACAACAGAGGACAGACtatacacataaacaacagAGGCCAGACTTTACACATCAACAACAGAGGCCAGACTGTAAACATAGACAACAGAGGCCAGActgtacaaataaacaaaaaaggcCAGACTGTACACATAAACAACAGATGCCATGctatacaaataaacaacagaaaacatactatacacataaacaacagTTGCCAGACTATACACGTCAACAACAGAGGCCAGACTGTAAACATAGACAACACAGGCCAGACTATACACATCAACAACAGAGGCGAGGTtatacacataaacaacagAGGCCAGACtatacacataaacaacagAGGTCAGACTGTAAACAACGACAACAGAGGACAGACtatacacataaacaacagAGGCCAGACTATACACATACAACAACATATGCCAGATGA